In Gossypium hirsutum isolate 1008001.06 chromosome D06, Gossypium_hirsutum_v2.1, whole genome shotgun sequence, one genomic interval encodes:
- the LOC107900086 gene encoding uncharacterized protein, producing MVASEYEKCIHFEEDLRDNLRVLIAPHREREFVVLVDKAKIAKEVKSVEHQNRDRERGKNKRDSERHPSECWRRFGACLRCGSLEHRIRECPQHIDQMQTLGPSSVQPRRAVQQPPRGSGPTRCGNSIGRGQRALGRGGSQTEVRQLALVYVAHRQEDRDTPDVIIAPVSTALYHIASKKLTEFKAQLQKLLDHGFNHSSASPWGAPVLQLHKLTVKNKYPLPRINDLFDQFRGAVVFSKKDLRSGYHQLRFQKVDVH from the exons atggtggcgTCTGAGTATGAGAAATGTATCCATTTTGAAGAGGACTTGAGGGATAATTTGAGGGTATTGATTGCTCCACACAGAGAGCgagagtttgttgttctagtGGATAAGGCAAAGATTGCCAAGGAGGTTAAGAGCGTGGAGCACCAGAATAGGGATCGtgagagaggcaagaataagagggattcgga GCGCCATCCGagtgagtgttggaggaggttCGGGGCTTGTCTAAGGTGTGGGTCTTTGGAGCATCGGATTAGAGAGTGTCCACAGCATATTGATCAGATGCAAACTTTAGGACCGAGTTCTGTACAGCCTCGTAGGgcagttcagcagccacctaggggcaGTGGACCGACTAGGTGTGGTAACAGTATTGGCCGAGGACAGAGAGCACTAGGCAGAGGTGGTAGTCAGACTGAGGTAAGGCAGCTTGCACTAGTTTATGTTGCTCACCGTCAAGAGGATAGAGACACTCCTGATGTGATCATag ctccggtgtccacCGCTCTATACCATATAGCATCGAAGAAGCTGACAGAGTTTAAGGCTCAACTTCAAAAGCTTCTGGATCATGGTTTCAACCATTCTAGTGCGTCTCCATGGGGGGCACcggttct gcAGTTGCATAAACTGACTGTGAAAAATAAGTATCCGCTTCCGAGGATCaacgacttgtttgatcagtttcgagGGGCTGTAGTGTTCTCAAAAAAAGATCTccgttctgggtatcatcagcttaGATTTCAGAAAGTTGATGTTCATTAG